A window of the Salvelinus alpinus chromosome 3, SLU_Salpinus.1, whole genome shotgun sequence genome harbors these coding sequences:
- the cyp4f3 gene encoding cytochrome P450 4F3: MAVIDAVLDRLLDGLLGLGRLLSPLCSLFVLLQLSALVVLLVLSLRVVCLLWSHAQFTRRLRCFSKPPTQNWLMGHLGEMRSTEEGLQAVDQLVRTYSHSCSWFLGPFYSLVRLFHPDYIKPLLLAPASITVKDELFYGFLRPWLGQSLLLSNGEDWSRRRRLLTPAFHFDILKNYVKIFNHSSDVMHSKWRRLVAEGESRQEMFSHISLMTLDSLLRCTFSYNSNCQESSSEYIAAIFELSTLVIERRGRIQHHWDWLYWRSPEGQRFKQACSVVHRFTRTVVQERRAQLLHQGEPESHTDTTRGEEKRKRVADFIDLLLLSKDEEGHGLTDEEIKAEADTFMFGGHDTTASGISWVLYNLSQHQDYQDRCRAEVNDLLQDRKTEDLNWEDLSSLPFTTMCIKESLRLHSPVSAVTRRYTKDITVPGGRVIPQGSICMVSIYGTHHNPEIWPDPDVYNPMRFDPENSKDRSSHAFIPFSSGPRNCIGQKFAMAELRVVVALTLRRFRLTPGGVEVRRLPQLVLRAEGGLWLTLETLDTPQD; the protein is encoded by the exons ATGGCTGTTATTGATGCAGTGCTGGATCGTCTGCTAGATGGACTCCTGGGTCTGGGtcgtctcctgtctcctctctgctccctcttTGTTCTCCTCCAGCTCTCGGCTCTGGTTGTCCTCCTCGTCCTGTCCCTCCGTGTCGTCTGTCTGCTGTGGAGCCATGCTCAGTTCACCAGACGTCTCCGGTGCTTCAGTAAGCCCCCCACACAAAACTGGCTAATGGGACACCTAGGAGAG atgcggAGCACGGAGGAAGGTCTGCAGGCAGTAGATCAGCTGGTAAGAACCTACAGCCACTCCTGCTCCTGGTTTCTGGGCCCCTTCTACTCCCTGGTACGACTCTTCCACCCTGACTACATCAAGCCTCTGCTGCTGGCACCAG CTTCCATCACAGTCAAAGATGAGCTGTTCTATGGGTTCCTGAGACCATGGCTGG GACAGAGTCTTCTCCTGAGTAACGGAGAGGACTGGTCTCGTCGTAGACGTCTACTCACTCCTGCCTTCCACTTCGACATCCTCAAGAACTATGTGAAGATCTTCAACCACTCCTCTGACGTCATGCAT TCTAAGTGGCGCCGCCTGGTGGCCGAGGGAGAGAGCCGCCAGGAGATGTTCAGTCACATCAGCCTGATGACTCTGGACAGTCTGCTCAGATGTACCTTCAGCTACAACAGCAACTGCCAGGA GAGCTCCAGTGAGTACATAGCAGCCATTTTTGAGCTGAGCACCTTGGTGATCGAGCGGAGAGGACGTATCCAGCACCACTGGGACTGGCTGTACTGGAGGTCCCCAGAGGGACAGCGCTTCAAACAGGCCTGCAGTGTAGTACACAG GTTCACCAGGACTGTTGTCCAGGAGCGCAGAGCACAGCTTCTCCACCAGGGGGAGCCAGAGAGCCACACTGACACCacaagaggggaggagaagaggaaaagagTAGCAGACTTCATTGATTTGTTACTGCTGTCAAAGGACGAGGAAGGCCATGGTCTCACAGATGAGGAGATAAAAGCAGAGGCAGACACTTTCATGTTTGGAG GTCATGACACCACGGCCAGCGGGATCAGCTGGGTGCTGTATAACCTGTCTCAGCATCAGGACTACCAGGACCGCTGTAGAGCCGAGGTCAACGACCTGCTACAAGACCGAAAGACAGAGGACTTAAACTG GGAGGACCTGAGCAGCCTCCCCTTCACCACCATGTGTATCAAAGAGTCTCTGAGACTGCACTCCCCCGTGTCTGCTGTCACCAGACGATACACTAAGGACATCACGGTGCCAGGTGGACGGGTCATACCACAGG GTAGCATCTGTATGGTGAGCATCTATGGGACCCATCACAACCCTGAGATCTGGCCTGACCCAGAC gTCTACAACCCCATGCGCTTTGACCCTGAGAACTCAAAGGACCGTTCATCCCATGCCTTCATACCCTTCTCTTCAGGACCTAG GAACTGTATAGGTCAGAAGTTTGCCATGGCGGAGCTGCGTGTGGTGGTGGCGCTGACCTTGAGGAGGTTCCGTTTGACCCCTGGGGGGGTGGAGGTGAGGAGGCTACCCCAGCTGGTGCTCAGGGCCGAGGGGGGGCTGTGGCTGACGCTGGAGACCCTAGACACCCCCCAGGACTAA